A stretch of Eschrichtius robustus isolate mEscRob2 chromosome 6, mEscRob2.pri, whole genome shotgun sequence DNA encodes these proteins:
- the C6H3orf80 gene encoding uncharacterized membrane protein C3orf80 homolog → MWGPGVTAEGLSVAPAPPPLLPLLLLLALALVAPSRGGGGCAELACGERERCCDAANATAVRCCKLPLHAFLDNVGWFVRKLSGLLILLVLFAIGYFLQRIICPSPRRYPRGQARPGPPGGAGQPGAARPPDDNDDDDSPALLRDEAAAGSQDSLLDNGGGGRGRAGGGRSAPSCASEHELRVVSPVFLQLPSYEEVKYLPTYEESMRLQQLSPGEVVLPVSVLGHPRGGGAGESDGGGEVRFPLI, encoded by the coding sequence ATGTGGGGACCCGGGGTCACGGCCGAGGGCCTGTCGGTGGCGCCGGCGCCGCCAccgctgctgccgctgctgctaCTGCTGGCGCTGGCGCTGGTGGCGCCCTCACGGGGCGGCGGGGGCTGCGCGGAGCTGGCGTGCGGCGAGCGGGAGCGCTGCTGCGACGCGGCCAACGCCACCGCGGTGCGCTGCTGCAAGCTGCCGCTGCACGCCTTCCTCGACAACGTGGGCTGGTTCGTCCGCAAGCTCTCCGGGCTGCTCATCCTGCTGGTGCTCTTCGCCATCGGCTACTTCTTGCAGCGCATCATCTGTCCCAGCCCACGCAGGTACCCGCGCGGACAGGCGCGACCGGGGCCACCGGGGGGCGCCGGGCAGCCGGGGGCCGCGCGGCCGCCCGACGACAACGACGACGACGACTCGCCCGCGCTGCTGCGGGACGAGGCGGCCGCCGGCTCTCAGGACTCGCTGCTGGACAATGGAGGCGGTGGCCGGGGCCGGGCAGGCGGCGGGCGCTCGGCCCCTTCCTGCGCCTCGGAGCACGAGCTGCGCGTAGTGTCGCCGGTCTTCCTGCAGCTGCCCAGCTACGAGGAGGTCAAGTACCTGCCAACCTACGAGGAGTCCATGCGGCTGCAGCAGCTCAGTCCCGGGGAGGTCGTGTTGCCCGTGTCGGTGCTCGGCCACCCGCGAGGTGGAGGCGCCGGGGAGTCCGACGGCGGCGGCGAGGTCCGCTTCCCGCTCATCTGA